TATGTGCAGGGAGAGGGAAGCCCCATGTGACAGCCCACTCCACCAGGGTTCCCAAAGAACCTGGCCCAGTCATAATCATTCATCCTGACAGTGGCGATAATCACGATAACCAGTACTAGCTGCCATGATCGTTAGCCTCATATTTTCTATCTAGAGCTCTGTAGAGCACTTTAGAAACTGCTTTCATGAATTGAGCTGATTATGAATAAATTTGGAAGGCGATCCCTTTGCAGGGAAGCTTTCTCTCAGACCCCCTTCCGTTACACCTCCCATCCGAGTAACAGCAGGAAGACTGAGGAGAGGGGGAAAGGGCAGATTCGCTTGTGTGGCTGTGGTGTCCGTTTAGCATTTTTCTCAGCTAACAGCTGGGCAGGTGGACAATTGTAGAGGttgtctcttcctccctccttgtcCACCCCATAGGGTGTACCCACTGGTATTGGAAGTCCCCATCTTTAACACGatgatttttctgatttttctgtcGTGTGAAAATGAAGCCATCAGGCTGCCCCTAGTCAGTCCTTCCTTCCAGAGAAAAAGAGGTTTGAGAAAGTGCCTGGGTAATTCACCATTAATTTCCTCCCCCAAACTCTCTGAGtcttcctttaatatttctgGTGGTTCTGACCAAAGCAGGTCATGGTTTGTTGAGCATTTGGGATCCCAGTGAAGTAGATGTTTGTGGCCTTGCATACTCAGCGCTTCCCAGGCACAAACGGAGTGGCAGAGTGGTGCCAATCCTGTTTTCCCGGTCCACGTAGACAGATCCACAGTGCGGAATTCTGGAAGCTGGAGACAGACGGGCTCTTTGCAGAGCCGGGACTCTGAGAGGGACATGGGGGCCCTCTGCCTCTGTGTTCATTCTCTGATGTCCTGTATCTGGGCTCAGTGCCCGGTGGGACTCATCTCCTGGCCGCGCAGCAAAGCCAGCGGGTTCGTGCTGGGCCTTCCTGCACCttaggctgggggtggggaggggcctgCCGGCGCATTCTCCACGATTGAGCGCCAGGTCTGAAGTCTGGAGAACCCACAGAACCGAAGCTCCGAGCAGCGGGTCGGTGGCGAGTGGTGGGTCGGTGGCGAGTAGTGGGTCGGTGGCGAGCAATCGGTGGTGGGCCGCGGCCGCCACTACCTCGAGGACCTTTCCCTCCCGGAGCCAGGTCTCCAAGAAATCCCGCGGCAGCCGCCGCAGCCAAGGGATTCGTGTTTACGGCCCGCGGTCGGGTGGGATCCTAGCCCTGGCTCCTCTCCTGGGAAGGAGTGAGGGTGGGACGTGACTTAGATACCTACGAATCTATTTACCAAAGAGGAGCCTGGGACTGAGGGAAAAGGCCAAAGTGTGTGAATGCATGGGGACTGGGGGTTCGGgggaagaggatgaggaggaggaagaggatgaggaggaggaagaggaggtcgATTCCCTGATTTAAAAAATCGTCCAAGCCCAGTGGTCCAGCTTAAGGTCCACGGTTACATGCACCGCTCAGAGGAGGTCACTTTCTGCCTTCCACGTCCTCCTTCAAGGAAGCCCCATGTGGGTAGCTTTCAATATCGCAGGTTCTTACTCCTCTGTCTCTATAAGCTCAAACCCACCAACGATAGGGCAAGTAAACCTCCTCCCTCGCCGACTTCGGAACTGGCGAGAGTTTAGCGCAGATGGGCCGGTGGGGAGGGGGCGAGATAGATGAGGGGGAGCGGCATGGTGCGGGGTGCCCCCTTGGAGAGAGGAAAAAGGCCACAAGAGGGGCTGCCACCGCCACTAACGGAGGTGGCCCTGGTAGAGACCTTTGAGGGTCTGGGACATCTGGACTCCCCATGCTCTAACTCCCACACTCTGCTATCAGAAACTTAAAACTTgagagttttctctctttttcactcGCAATAAATTCAGAGCAAACAAAAGATGTGGAATCTTAGAGATTTATTCCACGAGTGTGTTAGGACCATTAAAAAGACAAGGGCGCCCCCTTCCGGCAGAAGCTCACCACTCCAGGAGAACCTGCGGGCAGGCTTTCATCCCCCGCAGAGCTACAGGCTTCCAGCAGCCTGGGGCCTCGTGGGTACTGAGCTGCGTGTGGGGGTCCAGGACCCGATGTCGCCTGCCATTAGGCCAGGGCATCGGCAAATGTGTTGGTCCAGCCCCTGAGAGACCCAGGAAGAAGGCAAGGAGGTTCGGTACGAGCGATCTCGCATGGAAGAAGGCGGTCGGTCTGCGGGAGCCAGGCCGCAGCGCCATCCGCCTTCTGTCCAGGTCTTCTTTAGTAATATATTTATCTTCCTCGCCGTAACAATTCGCGGTGTGGACCCTCCCACTTTTTTCGGATTTACTTGTATGGAACCTGTGCAAAAAATACTAAATTTCGTTTTGTATTAAACCCTTTCATTGGGAATCCCTTCCCAATTTTAGTCTCCCACCTATCCCCGGACGACCACATTGAAATCTCTCACTTATTTGTGTTTAAATCACAACAACATCTACAAACCTATATTCGCCTGCAgctatttacttttaaataaggGCTATGttaagctacaggaggaaatgtTTTGCTTACCATTCGGATAAACGTGTGAACACAATGTCACAATAGGTGAATCCAGACAACGATCTCACAGACGACTAACGCAGAGGCACACACATATACTCCGGAAAATAAGCAGGGCGCCTTTTCACTAACAAGGCGCAATTGTACTCTGAGCTGCCCTCCAGACCGTTCCCCTCCCTCAGAGCCAAACTCCCGCAGCGAGTCTCTCAGCAAGCTACGAAGCGGGATCACAGGGTCGCGTTTACGCGGGCTCCAGGCCCGAAATAATTTCTAAGTCCAAAGCAGGTGGATTTTATTAGGCCTCCAGAAGCCGAATAAGGGAGTAGTGGCGCAATGCGTAGAAACTACCTCCGGAAGCTCTTTTTGAATCTCGGTTCCGGCATCCACAACGCAGAGCGCGAACCTGAGGCTCCATCTTTCGGGTTTTACTCCGGCTGGCGAGCGCTTCCGGGGACCCTGCGAGGCCGCCGCCAGCCGAGAATCCGCCCCGCCTTCCCTGCAGGCGATCCCTACTCCAAATAGTAGTTCCCAGACCAGAAGCCGGAAAGCCCTCGAAGCAGGAAAAAACCTCATACAGGCCCCCCCAGTTCTCGGGAGCAGCTCCAGCTTTCGTTTCCCAACCCAGAGCAAACTTCTCTTCCGTGcagctcccctcctccccttcatTAAAGTTGTATTGAAGGTTCTAAGTGCTTCACTCTAATTGGGTTTCCTTCAGCGGAGACCCTGTGCCCCCCAGCCCCACTGCGTCCTGTCTAATAGAAACCCCCGACCTGCAACCGCGAATTAAATAGATGAACTCGTTACCGTAAACTTGCAATAAAGCCCGGAGGCGACTGCTGCGGAGGGGGCAAAAGAAGGTTTcgttgtttttgaaatttataccATTCTCACCCGAACAGTCGCTCTCCAGGAAAGAGGGGAGAAAGCTCTGGAGTGGCCCTGGGCCTCTCGCCCAAAAGCAGGACACCCCGCCCCTCCCCCCAGGCGCTGGCCTGGGCCTGAGACAGATTTAAAATATCCAATGGGGAACCGATGCcagcctttcttcctctctccctaccAGTTAGTTCTGTGTAGAGGGGATGAGGGGGAGGGGACGAAGTGGTCGGGAGAGAGTGAAGGAAAGAATTCCACCAttacctcctctcctcccctaaaCTGCCCCCAAACTGGGAGGGGCACAGGGGGGCAGTAAAAGAGTTTAATCGCCCCTAGAATAATGCTGGCGCCCAGCCTGGGGGGAGGGTCAGGGACTTTGCCATTGAACTTGAAGTTCCAGGCTGGTGGTCTCCACCACCCCCGCCCCCATTTTCCTAAACGTTTtatgggaagagggaggaaggtgaGGGGAAGAGAGGACTTCTCTGGCcttgggaaagagggaggaagccaATCAGGGGAGGAAGGGCCACAGCAACTAGGAGGTCCAGGGAGATTCGGAGGTTTGCGGGAAGGCGAGGAGGCTGCTGGGAGGAGAAACTTCAGCTTTCGCCCCGACTTGCAGCTATGAGGTGGGGAGCCACCAACCGCAGGCCTTCTCATTGAGCCCCGCCCGAGACTCTACAGGGAGGGGGGAACCCAGTGCTGTGCTCCCGTCCTTCCTCTCCTAGCCTAAGGTGTGCAAACAGAGCGCCACTGGGAGGCTGAAACCTTTAGGCCGATGCCTGCTTGCAAGCTCAGGCAAGCTGGATTCTGGTCCCCACCTTTGCAGAGACAACAGCGGTGTTGTAAGCCCATTTCTCAGATCAAGGACCGGCCCATCTTACTACCTCCAAGAGTGCTTTTCTCTCTAACAAGGTAAACTAACTGATCGGTGGGCCAAGGGCGTTACCGACGGATCGCTCAGTATGGCAGCTGCTTCAGGAGGCCCTGGGAGGGAGTctcccaggaatttgggagcCTTCAGAAGTTTTGGGAAACAAGGGAAGGGTGAGCAGCAGGCTCTCACCGACACCACCTGGCGGGAGCACCTACTCGCGGTTCCTGGAGAGACCGGCAGCCTCCTTGGGCAGAAAGGGACAAAGAAAATGTTTCGCAGCACGTGGGACCTGCAGGGCCTAGGCGGGGGAGAGGCTTGGGAGTGGGAACTAGCACCCGCTATAAGGTCTGCCATAAGACTTAATGTTTGTCTCCAATGGGATGGAGTCCTGGCATAagcaaaattaatattgttaatgttattattatttaaaattacaacaTTTAACAAAACATCTACTTTGAAAACCGGgcgaggccaggcgtggtggctcagcctgtaattccggaatttcgggaggccgaggcaggcagattccttgagcacaggagttccagaccagcctgggcaatgtagcaagaccccgtctctatttatataataaaaattttttaaaaaagaaaactgggtgAAAGTTAACCGTgattataaaatttgtttttgtttttgttttttactaactCATCCTTAAGGCAAAAGCTCTgggccttaaaaaaataaaaatgggccaggcatactggctcatggctgtaatcccagcactttgggatgctgaagtgggcagataacttgaggccaagagtttgagatcagcctggccaacatagtgaaaatactaaaaatacgaaaattagctgggcatggtggctcacatctgtaattccagctactcaagaggctgaggcacaagaattgcttgaacctgggaggtggaggttgcagtgagctgagattatgccattgcactccagcctatgtgacagagtgagactctatcacaaataataataataataataataataataataattgcaccTTTTTCTCTGGGCCCCTGGCTTCCTTATTCCCTTTCCTGCACCCTCTCAGAAGCTCTGCCTTGCCAAGTGTGGGATCAATGCCACAGCAGGTACGTGTGTGCACAGGGGCTCTGGGTCCAGTACAGAAGCAGGCTGGGGGCCACATGCTCACATCTTCAGCCAGCCACTGATATTGCCAAGTCACTGGTCTTGGAGTGGGCACAGTAATCCACAAAAACACTCAGGACTCACCTAACTCTCTTCTCCCCACAGCTGGCTCCTTACCTGCCAGTTCCCCCTCCCATAATGACAAAACCCACAACTGAGTGAGCACTTTATAACCTAAAGAAATTGAAACTAAGAGGGTAAGTTACTTGATCTGGGTCCCAAAGCAGGAGCACTTAACCTCTACCACCAACTGATAAAATAGAAAGCCCAGGGACTCCTCCATTGTCAATATACCTCTCCCCACAAGGCCCTTCAGACACTAACAAGCACCTGCTTCCATCCGGAGTCACCCAGCTGAGATCATACAGGTGCACCCAAATGCCCTAGACTCAGCCCCTCCTCAGGCACTGGACAGATCTGCATATATGCAAACAGGGGATTAAACACATGTGGACATTTTTGTCAACCAACTACTCATTTATTGAGTATGCAAAATCTTCCACTAGGGGTGGAAGGCAGGAGGAAAGAGATGGAAATATGCTCTCCCTTCCCACCAGGCCTGACTCCTATGCTGGTAAATCTTGGGTCTGCAGCTTCCCCATATGTGACCTGAGGCCAGGGGATTTTATTCCATGACCAAATGACTACAATCAGAACAAATGGGGAACAGGACGGAGAACAGGGAATGAGAaagatacacaaacacacacacacacacacacaagcatggcTTCTGGGAGTCTTCCCTGGAGAAGATGCTTGGAATATCAAATCCGGGAGGGAAGATGTGAACAAAACTCGGAGGAGGAGGCCAGAAAATGCAGGTCGCGGTGGGTAGAAGGACGGTGTGGATCCTCGCTCCGGGTGAGCTAGAGCTGGCCGGGCAGAGAGCAGGGGCATCTCACAGGGTCCTGGACCCCCGGGCGAAGCCTGGGCAGTAATCAGACGTCCCCTGGCCCGCTCAGAGGCTGATCGCCTTACCCCTACCCAGGTAGGCACGCACCCGCACTACTCGCCAAACTCCTCAGACCCCAGGCGGAGGGCAGAGAGGCAGCTCTTGGTCCGCGGGGTCCGTACCCATCCTGTGGGCCCTCAGCTCCCCAGCTCTAGGTGGGCCCAGCCCGTCGTCCTCCGCCCGAGACCTGCGCCCAGCCTTTGTCAGGTTGATGGCTGAAGCTCGCCGCACCTCCCATTCCAGGCAGGGTTTTGTCATTGAACTTGAGTCAGGCTATAAACATTCCTTCACCCCTCCGGAGCCAGGCCGAGACGCGGAggggtggaggggaagggaggagggggctgTGGAGCGACCCGGAACGCAAGAAGCCGGGCCTCTCCCACCTAAGCCCGCGCGGCTTTATCAAAGAGCTTCCAATCCTTGCCTTCCCGGGAACACCCGCCGGGTCTGCAGCTAAAAGCCGGATTCTTGAGGCCATCCGGCAAGTCAGGCCAATGTTTTGGTCAGGATCGACATGGtgtaactttttctctttttctccttggcATTTCATGTTCGTTTACCTTATTTTAGGCAGTCCAatccttaatttattttaataatcaggATAAACAAATGTGTACACAAACGAATACTAGCTAAGGCCGAAGAATTATTACAGAATATTCGAGTCGGTCGTAACGAGGCAGTCGCCGCTCTGTTTTACATGCGCCCCTCCCTCGGCGGGGTTATCCGGGGGGCTGTCGCCCGCCGCGCTATCCGATCCCGGGCTCCTACCAGAGTGGCTGCCGAGCCCCGCGGATTTCCCAGCTGCCTTCCCAGGACCTGGAAACTTAAACTTCGCAAATGGGACGTCTCCCTACTCGTTGGCGGAGGAAATAGCGGCCTGGAGAGCCGTCCGACCCGGGAAACCGGCGCGTCTTTCCAGGCGACCCGCCAACTGCAGAGGCTGCGAGGAGCGGCCTGCTCAGGCGGTAGTAgtgctgcgtgtgtgtgtgtgtgtgtgtgtgtgtgcgcgcgcgcgtgtgtttAAAGAATTCAGGATCCTGGAGCAAGGGAAGATCGAACACTGTATCTCCGGGTCTCTCCCTGGCTCAGTAACATCCAGTCGAAGGTAAACAGGGCGCGCCGGCGGGCGGGGAGGCGCAGGGGCCACTCCGTCTGGCGTGGGGCTCTTCGAGCGCAGCACTTCCTTTCCAGCCGGGAGGCCCCCGCGGCTCAGCGACACCGGCTAACGAGATACTAAATCGGGCGAGGCAACGAAAAGCTCCCGGCCTCCGTATTTGGGGCCAGAGACACTGCAGGGAGGCAGGTCCCCGCCGACAAATCGGAAGAGG
The sequence above is drawn from the Symphalangus syndactylus isolate Jambi chromosome 20, NHGRI_mSymSyn1-v2.1_pri, whole genome shotgun sequence genome and encodes:
- the PRAC2 gene encoding putative protein PRAC2, whose product is MPEPRFKKSFRRFHTSKSEKSGRVHTANCYGEEDKYITKEDLDRRRMALRPGSRRPTAFFHARSLVPNLLAFFLGLSGAGPTHLPMPWPNGRRHRVLDPHTQLSTHEAPGCWKPVALRGMKACPQVLLEW